In Streptomyces sp. NBC_01408, one DNA window encodes the following:
- a CDS encoding HNH endonuclease family protein, with protein sequence MGRRAPFIAVTVALLLSGCHHEAGPRAPRALARVPLAGAGFPPDAAAARTLLAGLKVEWGKNWQTYKRENFGRYWSDETDAVGGRNGCDTRDDVLRRDLSELREGDRNPCVVLSGVLHDPYTGKALPYTYRRASQIQTDHVVALGAAWRGGAYGWTPQRRLEYANDLDVLLAVDKQTNYDKGSRTADKWKPPRREYWCEYGRRYTGIKAKYRLSVTAPEKLALQELLAACPQ encoded by the coding sequence ATGGGTCGCCGTGCTCCGTTCATCGCCGTGACGGTCGCGCTGCTGCTCAGCGGCTGCCACCACGAGGCCGGGCCCCGCGCGCCGAGGGCGCTGGCCCGGGTGCCGCTCGCCGGTGCCGGGTTCCCGCCGGACGCGGCCGCCGCCAGGACCCTGCTGGCCGGGCTGAAGGTGGAGTGGGGCAAGAACTGGCAGACGTACAAGCGGGAGAACTTCGGCAGGTACTGGTCCGACGAGACCGACGCCGTCGGCGGGCGCAACGGCTGTGACACCCGCGACGACGTGCTGCGGCGGGACCTGAGCGAGCTGCGCGAAGGGGACCGCAACCCCTGCGTCGTGCTGTCCGGGGTGCTGCACGATCCGTACACCGGCAAGGCACTCCCGTACACCTACCGGCGTGCCTCGCAGATCCAGACCGACCACGTGGTCGCGCTGGGCGCCGCCTGGCGGGGCGGCGCGTACGGCTGGACGCCGCAGCGCAGGCTGGAGTACGCCAACGACCTCGACGTCCTGCTCGCCGTGGACAAGCAGACCAACTACGACAAGGGCAGCAGGACCGCCGACAAGTGGAAGCCGCCGCGGCGGGAGTACTGGTGCGAGTACGGGCGCCGGTACACGGGGATCAAGGCCAAGTACCGGCTGTCCGTGACGGCGCCCGAGAAGCTCGCCCTGCAGGAGCTGCTGGCGGCCTGCCCTCAGTGA
- a CDS encoding peptidylprolyl isomerase, whose protein sequence is MVTSDQRRRQLAREKYERQEKRRAEARQKTRRRMAVIGAAVAVVVATLVGLIVGGVFDSDKKDQAADPSASPSAEPTPKQSPSPEMAIDQKAKYTFALKTGAGDINFAMDAAKTPQTVNSFKSLADKGYFDNTKCHRLTTAGIYVLQCGDPEGTGRGGPGYTIPDENLDSLGKPNEQGQVTYPAGTVAMANTGQPGSGGSQFFLVYKDSPLAPGYTPFGKIDAAGLKVLEDIAKAGTADGGQDGAPKNEVKIEKGTVTQG, encoded by the coding sequence GTGGTCACGAGCGATCAGCGTCGGCGACAGCTCGCCAGGGAGAAGTACGAGCGCCAGGAGAAGCGCCGGGCCGAGGCCCGGCAGAAGACGCGCCGGCGTATGGCGGTGATCGGTGCGGCGGTGGCCGTGGTGGTCGCGACGCTGGTCGGCCTCATCGTGGGCGGCGTCTTCGACTCGGACAAGAAGGACCAGGCGGCGGACCCGTCGGCGAGCCCGTCCGCCGAGCCCACGCCGAAGCAGTCCCCCTCGCCGGAGATGGCGATCGACCAGAAGGCGAAGTACACCTTCGCCCTGAAGACCGGCGCGGGCGACATCAACTTCGCGATGGACGCGGCGAAGACCCCGCAGACGGTCAACTCCTTCAAGTCGCTCGCCGACAAGGGGTACTTCGACAACACCAAGTGCCACCGGCTGACGACCGCCGGGATCTACGTACTCCAGTGCGGCGACCCGGAGGGCACCGGCCGGGGCGGCCCCGGCTACACCATCCCGGACGAGAACCTGGACTCCCTGGGCAAGCCGAACGAGCAGGGCCAGGTGACGTACCCGGCGGGCACGGTGGCCATGGCCAACACCGGGCAGCCGGGCTCGGGCGGCAGCCAGTTCTTCCTGGTCTACAAGGACAGCCCGCTGGCTCCGGGGTACACCCCGTTCGGCAAGATCGACGCGGCCGGCCTGAAGGTCCTCGAGGACATCGCCAAGGCCGGAACGGCCGACGGCGGCCAGGACGGGGCGCCGAAGAACGAGGTGAAGATCGAGAAGGGCACGGTCACCCAGGGCTGA
- a CDS encoding DUF349 domain-containing protein, whose protein sequence is MSSDPWGRVDETGTVYVRTAEGEKVVGSWQAGTPEEALAYFERKYEGLVVEIGLLEKRVRTTDLSAKDAQTAIDHLRTQVEEHHAVGDLDALRVRLDKLVATVESRREERKVQKAKQTDEARAAKDALVVEAEQLAQSDQWRSAGERLRALVDIWKGLPRLDRKSDDELWHRFSHARSAFSKRRKAHFASLDAQREDARKVKEKLVAEAESLSKSTDWGPTAARYRELMADWKAAGRAQRESEDDLWNRFRGAQDVFFAARSEVFAERDAEQVENLKLKEELADEAEKLVPITDLKAARAAFRSLNERWEAIGHVPRDARPKVEGRMHTVERAIQEAEEGEWRRTNPEARARAAGLTGQLQAAVDKLRGQIDAARAAGNNTKADKLSRELEGRQALLDQALKGLEEFGG, encoded by the coding sequence GTGAGCAGCGACCCGTGGGGCCGAGTCGACGAGACGGGCACCGTGTACGTGCGTACTGCCGAGGGCGAGAAGGTCGTCGGCTCGTGGCAGGCGGGCACCCCCGAGGAGGCCCTGGCCTATTTCGAGCGCAAGTACGAGGGCCTGGTGGTCGAGATCGGCCTCCTCGAAAAGCGGGTGCGGACCACTGATCTGTCCGCCAAGGACGCCCAGACGGCGATCGACCACCTGCGTACGCAGGTCGAAGAGCACCACGCCGTGGGTGACCTCGACGCGCTGCGCGTCCGGCTGGACAAGCTGGTGGCGACCGTCGAGTCCCGGCGTGAGGAGCGCAAGGTCCAGAAGGCCAAGCAGACGGACGAGGCCCGTGCGGCCAAGGACGCGCTGGTCGTCGAGGCCGAGCAGCTGGCGCAGAGCGACCAGTGGCGCAGCGCCGGCGAGCGGCTGCGGGCCCTGGTGGACATCTGGAAGGGTCTGCCGCGCCTGGACCGCAAGTCGGACGACGAGCTGTGGCACCGCTTCTCGCACGCCCGCTCCGCCTTCTCCAAGCGCCGCAAGGCGCACTTCGCCTCGCTGGACGCGCAGCGCGAGGATGCCCGCAAGGTCAAGGAGAAGCTGGTCGCGGAGGCCGAGTCGCTGTCGAAGTCGACCGACTGGGGTCCGACGGCGGCCCGCTACCGCGAGCTGATGGCGGACTGGAAGGCGGCGGGCCGGGCGCAGCGCGAGTCCGAGGACGATCTGTGGAACCGCTTCCGCGGTGCCCAGGACGTGTTCTTCGCGGCCCGCAGCGAGGTCTTCGCCGAGCGTGACGCCGAGCAGGTGGAGAACCTGAAGCTGAAGGAGGAGCTGGCCGACGAGGCCGAGAAGCTCGTCCCGATCACGGACCTGAAGGCGGCCCGTGCCGCGTTCCGCTCCCTCAACGAGCGCTGGGAGGCCATCGGCCACGTGCCGCGGGACGCCCGGCCGAAGGTCGAGGGCCGGATGCACACGGTGGAGCGGGCGATCCAGGAGGCCGAAGAGGGCGAGTGGCGTCGTACGAACCCGGAGGCGCGGGCCCGTGCGGCCGGTCTGACGGGGCAGCTCCAGGCGGCGGTCGACAAGCTGCGCGGCCAGATCGACGCGGCCCGCGCGGCGGGCAACAACACGAAGGCCGACAAGCTGTCGCGTGAGCTGGAGGGCCGCCAGGCCCTGCTGGACCAGGCGCTGAAGGGCCTGGAGGAGTTCGGCGGCTGA
- a CDS encoding bifunctional (p)ppGpp synthetase/guanosine-3',5'-bis(diphosphate) 3'-pyrophosphohydrolase, which translates to MPDEVQPISAAQPDPQAEPAAAPAATPPPAPPVKPVPAKSAGSSNRVRARLARLGVQRSSAYNPVLEPLLRIVRSNDPKIETSTLRQLEQAYQVAERWHRGQKRKSGDPYITHPLAVTTILAELGMDPATLMAGLLHDTVEDTEYGLEDLRRDFGDAVALLVDGVTKLDRVKFGEAAQAETVRKMVVAMAKDPRVLVIKLADRLHNMRTMRYLKREKQEKKARETLEIYAPLAHRLGMNTIKWELEDLAFAILYPKMYDEIVRLVAERAPKRDEYLAVVTDEVMVDLRAARIKATVTGRPKHYYSVYQKMIVRGRDFAEIYDLVGIRVLVDTVRDCYAALGTVHARWNPVPGRFKDYIAMPKFNMYQSLHTTVIGPSGKPVELQIRTFDMHRRAEYGIAAHWKYKQQTVAGTSKVRTDVPQAAKGTAGQDTVNDMAWLRQLLDWQKETEDPGEFLDSLRFDLSRNEVFVFTPKGDVIALPAGATPVDFAYAVHTEVGHRTIGARVNGRLVPLESTLDNGDLVEVFTSKAEGAGPSRDWLGFVKSPRARNKIRAWFSKERRDEAIEHGKDAIARAMRKQNLPIQRILTGDSLVTLAHEMRYPDISSLYAAIGEGHVAAQGVVQKLVAALGGEEAANEDIEESIPPAHGRSKRRKNADPGVVVKGVDDVWVKLARCCTPVPGDPIIGFVTRGSGVSVHRADCVNVDSLSQQPERMLEVEWAPTQSSVFLVAIQVEALDRSRLLSDVTRVLSDQHVNILSAAVQTSRDRVATSRFTFEMGDPKHLGHVLKAVRGVEGVYDVYRVTSARRP; encoded by the coding sequence TTGCCAGACGAGGTCCAGCCAATCTCCGCCGCGCAGCCCGACCCGCAGGCCGAGCCGGCCGCGGCGCCCGCCGCCACGCCCCCGCCGGCTCCGCCGGTCAAGCCCGTGCCGGCGAAATCGGCCGGGTCCTCCAACCGGGTGCGCGCCCGCCTCGCCCGCCTCGGCGTCCAGCGTTCCAGCGCGTACAACCCGGTACTGGAGCCCCTGCTCCGCATAGTCCGCAGCAACGACCCGAAGATCGAGACGTCCACGCTGCGCCAGCTGGAGCAGGCCTACCAGGTCGCCGAACGCTGGCACCGCGGCCAGAAGCGCAAGAGCGGCGACCCGTACATCACCCACCCGCTCGCGGTGACCACGATCCTCGCCGAGCTCGGCATGGACCCGGCCACGCTCATGGCCGGTCTGCTGCACGACACCGTCGAGGACACCGAGTACGGGCTCGAAGACCTGCGCCGTGACTTCGGTGACGCGGTGGCCCTGCTCGTCGACGGCGTCACCAAGCTCGACCGGGTCAAGTTCGGCGAGGCCGCCCAGGCCGAGACCGTCCGCAAGATGGTCGTCGCGATGGCCAAGGACCCGCGCGTCCTGGTGATCAAGCTCGCCGACCGGCTGCACAACATGCGCACCATGCGCTACCTCAAGCGGGAGAAGCAGGAGAAGAAGGCCCGCGAGACCCTCGAGATCTACGCGCCGCTGGCCCACCGCCTCGGCATGAACACGATCAAGTGGGAGCTGGAGGACCTCGCCTTCGCGATCCTCTACCCCAAGATGTACGACGAGATCGTCCGCCTGGTGGCCGAAAGAGCACCCAAGCGCGACGAGTACCTCGCCGTCGTCACCGACGAGGTGATGGTCGACCTCAGAGCCGCCCGGATCAAGGCCACCGTGACGGGCCGCCCGAAGCACTACTACAGCGTCTACCAAAAGATGATCGTCCGCGGCCGCGACTTCGCGGAGATCTACGACCTGGTGGGCATCCGCGTCCTCGTCGACACGGTCCGCGACTGCTACGCCGCCCTCGGCACGGTGCACGCGCGATGGAACCCGGTCCCCGGCCGGTTCAAGGACTACATCGCGATGCCCAAGTTCAACATGTACCAGTCGCTCCACACGACGGTCATCGGGCCCAGCGGCAAGCCCGTCGAACTCCAGATCCGCACCTTCGACATGCACCGCCGCGCCGAGTACGGCATCGCCGCGCACTGGAAGTACAAGCAGCAGACCGTCGCCGGCACCTCCAAGGTCCGTACCGACGTCCCGCAGGCCGCCAAGGGCACCGCCGGCCAGGACACCGTCAACGACATGGCCTGGCTGCGCCAGCTCCTGGACTGGCAGAAGGAGACCGAGGACCCCGGCGAGTTCCTCGACTCGCTGCGCTTCGACCTCTCCCGCAACGAGGTCTTCGTCTTCACGCCCAAGGGCGACGTCATAGCGCTGCCCGCCGGCGCCACCCCCGTGGACTTCGCGTACGCCGTCCACACGGAGGTCGGCCACCGGACGATAGGCGCCAGGGTCAACGGCCGCCTGGTCCCGCTGGAGTCCACGCTCGACAACGGCGACCTGGTCGAGGTCTTCACCTCCAAGGCCGAGGGAGCCGGGCCCTCCCGCGACTGGCTGGGCTTCGTCAAGTCCCCGCGGGCCCGCAACAAGATCCGCGCCTGGTTCTCCAAGGAGCGCCGCGACGAGGCCATCGAGCACGGCAAGGACGCCATCGCGCGGGCCATGCGCAAGCAGAACCTGCCGATCCAGCGCATCCTCACCGGGGACTCGCTCGTCACCCTCGCGCACGAGATGCGCTACCCCGACATCTCCTCCCTGTACGCGGCGATCGGCGAGGGCCACGTGGCCGCGCAGGGCGTCGTACAGAAGCTGGTGGCGGCCCTCGGCGGCGAGGAGGCGGCCAACGAGGACATCGAGGAGTCCATCCCGCCCGCCCACGGCCGGAGCAAGCGCCGCAAGAACGCCGACCCGGGCGTCGTCGTCAAGGGCGTCGACGACGTGTGGGTCAAGCTGGCCCGCTGCTGCACCCCGGTGCCGGGCGACCCCATCATCGGGTTCGTCACGCGGGGCAGTGGCGTATCGGTTCACCGCGCGGACTGCGTCAACGTGGACTCCCTCTCCCAGCAGCCCGAGCGGATGCTGGAGGTCGAGTGGGCGCCCACCCAGTCCTCCGTCTTCCTGGTCGCCATCCAGGTCGAGGCACTGGACCGGTCCCGCCTGCTGTCGGACGTCACCCGGGTCCTGTCGGACCAGCACGTGAACATCCTGTCGGCGGCCGTGCAGACCTCCCGCGACCGGGTGGCCACCTCGCGGTTCACCTTCGAGATGGGCGACCCGAAGCACCTCGGGCACGTCCTGAAGGCCGTCCGCGGCGTCGAGGGCGTCTACGACGTCTACCGTGTCACCTCGGCCCGCAGGCCTTAG
- a CDS encoding replication-associated recombination protein A — MEPDLFTAAAEDRQEKDPASSPLAVRMRPRVLDEVVGQQHLLKPGSPLRRLVGDGAGGPAGASSVILWGPPGTGKTTLAYVVSQATQKRFVELSAITAGVKEVRAVIEGARRAAGGYGKETVLFLDEIHRFSKAQQDSLLPAVENRWVTLIAATTENPYFSIISPLLSRSLLLTLEPLTDEDLSALMRRALTEERGLGGAVTLPADAEAHLLRIAGGDARRALTALEAGAGSAIAKGEGEITLETVEEAVDRAAVRYDRDGDQHYDVASALIKSIRGSDVDAALHYLARMIDAGEDPRFIARRLMISASEDIGLADPTALPLAVAAAQAVALIGFPEAALTLSHATIALALAPKSNTATTAIGAALADVRAGLAGTVPPHLRDGHYKGAAKLGHAQGYVYPHDVPGAIAAQQYAPDAVHGKRYYEPTRYGAEARYADVVEKVRERLRGGS; from the coding sequence GTGGAACCAGACCTCTTCACCGCCGCCGCCGAGGACCGCCAGGAGAAGGACCCCGCGAGCTCTCCGCTCGCCGTCCGGATGCGTCCGCGCGTCCTGGACGAGGTCGTCGGCCAGCAGCACCTGCTGAAGCCCGGATCACCGCTGCGGCGGCTGGTCGGGGACGGGGCCGGCGGCCCGGCCGGTGCCTCGTCGGTGATCCTCTGGGGGCCGCCGGGCACCGGGAAGACCACCCTCGCGTACGTGGTCAGCCAGGCCACGCAGAAGCGGTTCGTGGAGCTGTCCGCCATCACGGCGGGCGTCAAGGAGGTACGGGCGGTCATCGAGGGCGCGCGCCGCGCGGCCGGTGGCTACGGCAAGGAGACCGTCCTCTTCCTGGACGAGATCCACCGCTTCAGCAAGGCGCAGCAGGACTCGCTCCTGCCGGCCGTGGAGAACCGCTGGGTGACGCTGATCGCGGCGACCACCGAGAACCCGTACTTCTCGATCATCTCCCCGCTGCTGTCGCGGTCGCTGCTGCTGACCCTCGAACCGCTCACGGACGAGGACCTGAGCGCGCTGATGCGCCGGGCCCTGACCGAGGAGCGGGGCCTCGGTGGAGCCGTCACCCTCCCGGCGGACGCGGAGGCGCACCTGCTGCGGATCGCCGGGGGCGACGCCCGGCGGGCGCTGACGGCGCTGGAGGCGGGCGCCGGATCGGCCATCGCCAAGGGCGAGGGGGAGATCACCCTCGAGACGGTGGAGGAGGCGGTCGACCGGGCGGCCGTCCGGTACGACCGGGACGGCGACCAGCACTACGACGTGGCGAGCGCCCTGATCAAGTCGATCCGCGGCTCCGACGTGGACGCGGCGCTGCACTATCTGGCGCGGATGATCGACGCGGGGGAGGACCCGCGGTTCATCGCCCGGCGGCTGATGATCTCGGCGAGCGAGGACATCGGGCTGGCCGACCCGACGGCCCTGCCCCTCGCGGTCGCCGCGGCCCAGGCCGTGGCGCTGATCGGTTTCCCGGAGGCCGCGCTGACGCTGTCGCACGCGACGATCGCGCTGGCCCTGGCCCCGAAGTCGAACACGGCCACGACCGCGATCGGTGCGGCGCTGGCCGACGTACGGGCGGGGCTGGCGGGTACCGTTCCGCCGCACCTGCGGGACGGCCACTACAAGGGCGCGGCGAAGCTGGGCCACGCGCAGGGGTACGTGTACCCGCACGACGTGCCGGGCGCGATCGCTGCGCAGCAGTACGCGCCGGATGCGGTGCACGGGAAGCGGTACTACGAGCCGACGCGGTACGGGGCGGAGGCGCGGTACGCGGACGTGGTGGAGAAGGTGCGGGAGCGGCTGCGCGGCGGGTCCTGA
- the hisS gene encoding histidine--tRNA ligase, with protein MSTFKAPKGTYDLIPPYSAKYLAVREAISGPLRKSGYGYVETPGFEDVDLFARGVGESTDIVTKEMYTLTTKGGANLALRPEGTASVLRAALEANLHKAGGLPVKLWYSGSYYRYERPQKGRYRHFSQVGAEAIGAEDPALDAELIILADQAYRSLGLRNFRILLNSLGDAECRPVYREALQGFLRGLDLDEETLRRAEINPLRVLDDKRESVQKQLVGAPMLRDYLCEACKAYHAEVRELITAAGVVFEDDEKLVRGLDYYTRTTFEFVHDGLGSQSAVGGGGRYDGLSEMIGGPALPSVGWALGVDRTVLALEAEGVELDIPAATSVFAIALSDEARKVLFGAVTELRKAGVAADFSYGSKGLKSHMKNANRSGAVLTVVAGERDLAEGVVQLKDMESGEQTAVAVADLIATVQARLA; from the coding sequence GTGAGCACCTTCAAGGCCCCCAAGGGCACGTACGACCTGATCCCGCCGTACTCGGCCAAGTACCTGGCGGTCCGCGAGGCCATCTCCGGCCCGCTGCGGAAGTCCGGCTACGGATACGTCGAGACGCCCGGCTTCGAGGACGTGGACCTCTTCGCCCGAGGTGTCGGTGAGTCCACCGACATCGTGACGAAGGAGATGTACACCCTCACGACCAAGGGCGGCGCCAACCTGGCCCTGCGTCCGGAGGGCACCGCCTCCGTGCTGCGCGCGGCGCTGGAGGCCAACCTGCACAAGGCCGGCGGCCTGCCGGTCAAGCTCTGGTACTCCGGCTCGTACTACCGTTACGAGCGTCCCCAGAAGGGCCGGTACAGGCACTTCTCGCAGGTCGGTGCCGAGGCCATCGGTGCCGAGGACCCGGCGCTGGACGCCGAGCTGATCATCCTGGCCGACCAGGCGTACCGCTCGCTGGGCCTGCGCAACTTCCGCATCCTGCTGAACTCGCTCGGCGACGCGGAGTGCCGTCCCGTCTACCGGGAGGCCCTCCAGGGATTCCTCCGGGGGCTGGACCTCGACGAGGAGACCCTGCGCCGGGCGGAGATCAACCCGCTGCGCGTCCTCGACGACAAGCGCGAGTCCGTTCAGAAGCAGCTGGTCGGTGCCCCGATGCTGCGGGACTACCTGTGCGAGGCCTGCAAGGCGTACCACGCGGAGGTCCGTGAGCTGATCACCGCCGCCGGAGTGGTGTTCGAGGACGACGAGAAGCTGGTGCGCGGGCTCGACTACTACACGCGGACCACTTTCGAGTTCGTCCACGACGGTCTGGGCTCGCAGTCCGCGGTGGGCGGCGGCGGCCGCTACGACGGCCTGTCCGAGATGATCGGCGGACCGGCGCTGCCCTCGGTCGGCTGGGCGCTGGGCGTGGACCGTACGGTGCTGGCGCTCGAGGCCGAAGGCGTCGAGCTGGACATCCCGGCGGCCACCAGCGTCTTCGCGATCGCCCTGAGCGACGAGGCCCGCAAGGTGCTGTTCGGGGCCGTCACCGAGCTGCGCAAGGCGGGCGTCGCGGCGGACTTCTCGTACGGTTCCAAGGGCCTCAAGAGCCACATGAAGAACGCCAACCGGTCGGGTGCGGTACTGACCGTCGTCGCGGGCGAGCGCGACCTCGCCGAGGGCGTCGTCCAGCTGAAGGACATGGAGTCCGGGGAGCAGACTGCCGTCGCCGTCGCCGACCTGATCGCCACCGTCCAGGCCCGCCTGGCCTGA
- a CDS encoding MBL fold metallo-hydrolase, with translation MLIAGFPAGAWGTNCYVVAPAAGEECVIIDPGHQAAQGVEETLKKHRLKPVAVVLTHGHIDHVASVVPVCGAHDVPAWIHPEDRYMMSDPEKALGRSIGMPLMGELTVGEPDDVRELTDGAGLKLAGMDFSVAHAPGHTRGSVTFRMPELADVPAVFFSGDLLFAGSIGRTDLPGGSHAEMLESLARVCLPLDDSTVVLSGHGPQTTIGRERATNPYLREVAAGLAAGPTAAPRRGM, from the coding sequence GTGCTGATTGCCGGGTTCCCCGCCGGGGCCTGGGGGACCAACTGTTACGTGGTCGCCCCCGCCGCAGGCGAGGAGTGCGTCATCATCGACCCGGGCCACCAGGCCGCCCAGGGTGTCGAGGAGACGCTGAAGAAGCATCGGCTCAAGCCCGTCGCGGTCGTACTGACCCATGGCCACATCGATCATGTGGCCTCGGTGGTCCCGGTGTGCGGAGCACACGACGTACCGGCCTGGATCCACCCCGAGGACCGCTACATGATGAGCGACCCGGAGAAGGCCCTCGGCCGCTCCATCGGGATGCCGCTCATGGGCGAGCTGACCGTGGGCGAGCCGGACGACGTCCGCGAGCTCACCGACGGCGCCGGACTGAAGCTGGCCGGAATGGACTTCTCGGTGGCGCACGCGCCGGGGCATACCAGGGGGTCGGTGACCTTCCGGATGCCCGAGCTGGCCGACGTACCTGCGGTCTTCTTCTCGGGCGACCTGCTCTTCGCCGGCTCCATCGGACGCACCGACCTGCCCGGCGGCTCCCACGCCGAGATGCTCGAGTCGCTGGCCCGCGTGTGCCTGCCGCTCGACGACTCGACCGTGGTGCTGTCCGGCCACGGTCCCCAGACCACCATCGGCCGTGAGCGCGCGACCAACCCGTACCTGCGGGAGGTCGCCGCCGGCCTGGCAGCGGGCCCCACCGCCGCTCCACGACGAGGAATGTGA
- a CDS encoding DUF2470 domain-containing protein, translating into MPVARTVTPDGDVILLVSGESAAARAAAHAQDDDLTAVIEITDVAPVSVPHRIRGRAWLAGWLTPVRGSDRAACAALLAERRPVGELLGMAESLEPPYAGRPAWMMLRLEVGEISVDDLWGAEHVEPEALATAEPDPMSPHEAELLQHLHTAHGDRLGELCGLLGSRGADAMTAVPLALDRVGLRVRFTGGAAGAFDVRFDFPEPVADICGLRRAMHTLFSAASH; encoded by the coding sequence ATGCCGGTCGCACGGACCGTCACCCCGGACGGGGACGTGATTCTCCTTGTTTCCGGGGAATCCGCGGCTGCCAGGGCAGCCGCTCACGCCCAGGACGACGACCTCACCGCCGTGATCGAGATCACGGATGTGGCGCCGGTGTCCGTGCCCCATCGTATCCGAGGCCGCGCATGGCTGGCCGGGTGGCTCACGCCGGTGCGCGGGAGCGACCGCGCGGCCTGCGCGGCACTGCTCGCGGAGCGCCGGCCGGTGGGCGAGCTGCTGGGCATGGCGGAGTCGCTGGAGCCCCCGTACGCCGGACGGCCGGCCTGGATGATGCTGCGCCTGGAGGTCGGCGAGATATCGGTGGACGACCTGTGGGGCGCCGAGCACGTCGAGCCCGAGGCCCTGGCCACGGCGGAGCCCGACCCGATGTCCCCGCACGAGGCGGAGCTGCTCCAGCACCTGCACACGGCCCACGGCGACCGCCTCGGCGAACTGTGCGGGCTGCTGGGATCGCGGGGTGCGGACGCCATGACCGCCGTCCCCCTCGCCCTGGACCGCGTGGGCCTGCGGGTCCGCTTCACCGGCGGCGCCGCCGGCGCGTTCGACGTCCGCTTCGACTTCCCGGAGCCGGTCGCGGACATCTGCGGCCTGCGCCGGGCGATGCACACCCTGTTCTCGGCGGCGTCTCACTGA
- the rpsD gene encoding 30S ribosomal protein S4 — MNQKRPKVKKSRALGIALTPKAVKYFEARPYPPGEHGRGRKQNSDYKVRLLEKQRLRAQYDISERQMARAYDRAKKAEGKTGEALVVELERRLDALVLRSGIARTIYQARQMVVHGHIEVNGDKVDKPSFRVRPDDVITVRERSREKVPFQVAREGGYAGEGETPRYLQVNLKALAFRLDRDPNRKEIPVICDEQLVVEYYAR, encoded by the coding sequence GTGAACCAGAAGCGACCCAAGGTCAAGAAGTCGCGTGCCCTCGGCATTGCGCTGACCCCGAAGGCCGTCAAGTACTTCGAGGCCCGCCCCTACCCGCCGGGCGAGCACGGCCGTGGCCGCAAGCAGAACTCGGACTACAAGGTTCGTCTGCTGGAGAAGCAGCGTCTGCGCGCTCAGTACGACATCTCTGAGCGTCAGATGGCCCGCGCGTACGACCGCGCCAAGAAGGCCGAAGGCAAGACGGGCGAGGCGCTGGTCGTCGAGCTCGAGCGTCGCCTCGACGCCCTGGTCCTGCGTTCGGGCATCGCCCGCACCATCTACCAGGCTCGCCAGATGGTCGTTCACGGCCACATCGAGGTCAACGGCGACAAGGTCGACAAGCCGTCGTTCCGTGTCCGCCCGGACGACGTCATCACCGTGCGCGAGCGCAGCCGCGAGAAGGTTCCGTTCCAGGTTGCCCGTGAGGGTGGCTACGCAGGCGAGGGCGAGACCCCGCGCTACCTGCAGGTCAACCTGAAGGCCCTGGCCTTCCGCCTGGACCGCGACCCGAACCGCAAGGAAATCCCGGTCATCTGCGACGAGCAGCTCGTCGTCGAGTACTACGCCCGCTGA
- a CDS encoding vitamin K epoxide reductase family protein yields MTTRGTDADTAPRTTVGGSRALALLLVITGAAGLLAAWVITIDKFKLLEDPDFVPGCSLNPIVSCGNIMTSDQAAVFGFPNPMLGLVAYGIVVCVGMSLLAGARFARWYWLTLNAGMLFGVVFCAWLMYQSLYNINSLCLWCCLAWVATIIMFWYVTSHNVRQGILPAPGWLRGFFDEFTWVLPVLHIGIIGMLILTRWWDFWTS; encoded by the coding sequence ATGACGACACGAGGTACGGACGCGGACACCGCCCCGAGGACGACGGTCGGAGGCAGCCGGGCCCTGGCCCTGCTGCTGGTGATCACGGGGGCGGCCGGCCTGCTCGCCGCCTGGGTGATCACGATAGACAAGTTCAAGCTGCTGGAGGACCCGGACTTCGTTCCCGGCTGCAGCCTGAACCCGATCGTCTCCTGCGGCAACATCATGACGAGCGACCAGGCGGCCGTCTTCGGCTTCCCCAACCCCATGCTGGGGCTGGTGGCCTACGGGATCGTGGTCTGCGTCGGCATGAGCCTGCTGGCCGGGGCACGGTTCGCCCGCTGGTACTGGCTGACGCTGAACGCGGGCATGCTCTTCGGCGTCGTCTTCTGCGCCTGGCTGATGTACCAGTCGCTGTACAACATCAACTCGCTCTGCCTGTGGTGCTGCCTGGCCTGGGTCGCCACGATCATCATGTTCTGGTACGTGACCTCGCACAACGTCCGGCAGGGCATCCTGCCCGCGCCCGGCTGGCTGCGGGGCTTCTTCGACGAGTTCACCTGGGTGCTGCCCGTACTGCACATCGGGATCATCGGCATGCTGATCCTCACGCGCTGGTGGGACTTCTGGACCTCCTGA